The proteins below come from a single Crossiella sp. CA-258035 genomic window:
- the glgX gene encoding glycogen debranching protein GlgX, producing the protein MRPWPGHAYPLGASYDGAGTNFTLFSEVAERVDLCLFDEDGTETRVRMPEVDGFVWHGYLPGVGPGQRYGYRVHGPHDPANGLRCNPNKLLLDPYAKAVDGQIDWDESLFGYRFDDHEERNDLDSAPHVPKSVVINPFFDWNSDRPPRTPYSQTVIYEAHVRGLTIQHPEVPHELRGTYAGLAHPVMIEYFRELGVTAVELMPVHQFITDHHLAERGLTNYWGYNTVAFFAPHDGYAAITSQGNQVQEFKAMVRALHEAGIEVILDVVYNHTAEGNHLGPTLSLRGIDNAAYYRLVEDEPQHYMDYTGTGNSLNARNPHTLQLIMDSLRYWVTEMRVDGFRFDLASTLAREFYDVDKLSAFFDIVQQDPIISQVKLIAEPWDVGPGGYQVGNFPPLWTEWNGKYRDTVRDFWRGEPATLGEFASRITGSSDLYQDDGRRPYASINFVTAHDGFTLNDLVSYNDKHNDANGEDGRDGHDDNRSWNCGAEGPTDNQEINELRARQRRNFIATLFLAQGVPMLSHGDELGRTQHGNNNAYCQDNELSWVDWSLLESNVDLLNFTRATARLRRDHPVFRRRRFFRGRPVRKGEELRDIAWFTPAGEEMTEQDWESGFGRCIMVFLNGDGITDLDARGERVTDDSFLLCFNAHDGEMELTVPNSGYGQEWAVVLDTATGEALAGSGGGVVTGVIAGGTPTQARTVRGGETIKVVDRSLLVLQRTD; encoded by the coding sequence ATGCGGCCGTGGCCCGGCCACGCCTATCCCCTCGGCGCGTCCTACGACGGCGCGGGGACCAACTTCACCCTCTTCTCCGAGGTCGCCGAGCGGGTCGATCTCTGCCTGTTCGACGAGGACGGCACGGAGACCCGGGTGCGCATGCCCGAGGTCGACGGCTTCGTCTGGCACGGCTACCTGCCCGGCGTCGGACCCGGCCAGCGGTACGGCTATCGGGTACATGGACCACACGATCCGGCGAACGGTCTGCGGTGCAACCCGAACAAGCTGTTGCTGGACCCCTACGCCAAGGCCGTGGACGGGCAGATCGACTGGGACGAGTCCCTGTTCGGCTACCGCTTCGACGACCACGAGGAGCGCAACGACCTCGACTCGGCGCCGCACGTGCCCAAGTCGGTGGTGATCAACCCGTTCTTCGACTGGAACAGCGACCGGCCGCCGCGCACCCCGTACAGCCAGACGGTGATCTACGAGGCGCACGTGCGCGGGCTGACCATCCAGCACCCGGAGGTCCCGCACGAGCTGCGCGGCACCTACGCCGGGCTGGCGCACCCGGTGATGATCGAGTACTTCCGGGAGCTGGGCGTCACCGCGGTGGAGCTGATGCCGGTGCACCAGTTCATCACCGACCACCACCTGGCCGAGCGCGGGCTGACCAACTACTGGGGCTACAACACCGTGGCCTTCTTCGCCCCGCACGACGGCTACGCCGCGATCACCTCGCAGGGCAACCAGGTGCAGGAGTTCAAGGCGATGGTGCGGGCGCTGCACGAGGCCGGGATCGAGGTGATCCTGGACGTGGTCTACAACCACACCGCCGAGGGCAACCACCTCGGGCCGACGCTGTCGCTGCGCGGTATCGACAACGCCGCCTACTACCGGCTGGTGGAGGACGAGCCGCAGCACTACATGGACTACACCGGCACCGGGAACTCGCTCAACGCGCGCAACCCGCACACCCTGCAGCTGATCATGGACTCGCTGCGGTACTGGGTGACCGAGATGCGGGTGGACGGCTTCCGGTTCGACCTGGCCTCCACGCTGGCCCGCGAGTTCTACGACGTGGACAAGCTGAGCGCGTTCTTCGACATCGTGCAGCAGGACCCGATCATCAGCCAGGTCAAGCTGATCGCCGAGCCGTGGGACGTCGGGCCCGGCGGCTACCAGGTCGGCAACTTCCCGCCACTGTGGACGGAGTGGAACGGCAAGTACCGGGACACCGTGCGCGACTTCTGGCGCGGTGAACCGGCCACCCTCGGCGAGTTCGCCTCGCGGATCACCGGATCCTCCGACCTGTACCAGGACGACGGCCGCCGCCCGTACGCCTCGATCAACTTCGTCACCGCGCACGACGGGTTCACCCTCAACGACCTGGTGTCCTACAACGACAAGCACAACGACGCCAACGGCGAGGACGGCCGGGACGGGCACGACGACAACCGCTCCTGGAACTGCGGGGCCGAGGGGCCGACCGACAACCAGGAGATCAACGAGCTGCGGGCCCGGCAGCGGCGCAACTTCATCGCCACCCTGTTCCTGGCCCAGGGCGTGCCGATGCTCTCCCACGGCGACGAGCTGGGCCGCACCCAGCACGGCAACAACAACGCCTACTGCCAGGACAACGAACTCTCCTGGGTGGACTGGTCGCTGCTGGAGTCCAATGTGGACCTGCTGAACTTCACCAGGGCCACCGCGCGGCTGCGCAGGGACCACCCGGTGTTCCGGCGGCGGCGGTTCTTCCGGGGCAGGCCGGTGCGCAAGGGCGAGGAGCTGCGCGACATCGCCTGGTTCACCCCGGCCGGTGAGGAGATGACCGAACAGGACTGGGAATCCGGGTTCGGGCGCTGCATCATGGTCTTCCTCAACGGCGACGGCATCACCGACCTGGACGCCAGGGGCGAACGGGTCACCGACGACTCGTTCCTGCTCTGCTTCAACGCCCACGACGGCGAGATGGAGCTGACCGTGCCCAACTCGGGCTACGGCCAGGAGTGGGCGGTCGTGCTCGACACCGCCACCGGTGAGGCGCTGGCCGGCTCCGGCGGCGGTGTGGTGACCGGGGTGATCGCAGGCGGCACACCCACCCAGGCCCGCACGGTCCGCGGCGGGGAGACGATCAAGGTCGTCGACCGGTCGCTGCTCGTCCTCCAGCGCACCGACTGA
- a CDS encoding MBL fold metallo-hydrolase — protein sequence MSASSATTQFPVRVLGGPTALFEYGGLRFLTDPTFDAPRTYPAPPGAPALTKTAPATGTPADLGPVDVVLLSHDEHEDNLDHAGRALLAGIPLTLTTTGGGERLGQRAKGLADWESVELDRPGGGTLTVTAVPAIHGPGARAEVEPITGQVIGFVLTGEGLPTVYVSGDNASLDAVREIAERFAPIDTAILFAGAPRFAGLFDGGVLVLDSAQAAEAAQILGAGRVVPVHFDSWSHFTEGREELAAAFTAAGLADRLQLS from the coding sequence GTGTCTGCTTCCTCTGCGACCACGCAGTTCCCCGTCCGCGTCCTCGGTGGCCCCACGGCCCTGTTCGAGTACGGTGGCCTGCGCTTTCTGACCGACCCGACCTTCGACGCGCCCCGCACCTACCCGGCGCCCCCCGGCGCCCCCGCGCTGACCAAGACCGCCCCCGCCACCGGCACCCCCGCCGACCTCGGCCCCGTCGACGTCGTCCTGCTCTCCCACGACGAGCACGAGGACAACCTCGACCACGCCGGCCGCGCTCTGCTCGCCGGCATCCCGCTCACCCTCACCACCACCGGCGGCGGCGAACGCCTCGGCCAGCGAGCCAAGGGGCTGGCCGACTGGGAGTCCGTCGAGCTGGACCGCCCCGGCGGCGGCACGCTCACCGTGACCGCCGTGCCCGCCATCCACGGGCCCGGCGCCCGCGCAGAGGTCGAACCGATCACCGGACAGGTCATCGGGTTCGTCCTGACCGGCGAGGGCCTGCCCACCGTCTACGTCAGCGGCGACAACGCCTCCCTCGACGCCGTCAGGGAGATCGCCGAACGCTTCGCCCCCATCGACACCGCGATCCTCTTCGCCGGCGCGCCCCGCTTCGCCGGACTCTTCGACGGCGGAGTGCTCGTCCTGGACAGCGCCCAGGCCGCCGAGGCCGCCCAGATCCTCGGCGCCGGCCGCGTGGTGCCCGTCCACTTCGACAGCTGGTCCCACTTCACCGAGGGCCGCGAGGAACTGGCGGCCGCCTTCACCGCGGCCGGTCTGGCCGACCGCCTACAGCTGAGCTGA
- a CDS encoding glutaredoxin domain-containing protein: MSENAVEFYWRPGCGFCMSLERALNQAGLPYRKVNIWEDPEAAARVRSVANGNEVVPTVFVGPAAMVNPSIGQVTAAVREHAPELLPQA, translated from the coding sequence ATGAGCGAGAACGCGGTGGAGTTCTACTGGCGGCCGGGCTGCGGTTTCTGCATGAGCCTGGAGCGGGCGCTGAACCAGGCCGGGCTGCCGTATCGCAAGGTCAACATCTGGGAGGACCCGGAGGCGGCGGCGCGGGTGCGCTCGGTGGCCAACGGCAACGAGGTGGTGCCCACGGTGTTCGTCGGACCGGCCGCGATGGTCAACCCGAGCATCGGCCAGGTCACCGCCGCGGTCCGCGAGCACGCGCCAGAGCTGCTGCCGCAGGCATGA
- a CDS encoding ABATE domain-containing protein, with amino-acid sequence MEESATTESGLPPAPGAEQHPSLALVNSVIALPGGHYVDQLGTPAGADQWLTRHGLTPVDAGMLDMCVAQLRSLREQVRALFASRVAGLPALPAAVAAINDTLTRVPTAPLLAWDDKTGPYRAMPHPTSELVDHALAALAADAADLLTGPEAERLTACASTPCNRYLLRHGRRHWCSTRCGDRARAARAYARRTGRT; translated from the coding sequence ATGGAAGAGAGCGCCACCACGGAGTCCGGGCTGCCACCGGCGCCGGGGGCCGAGCAGCACCCCTCGCTCGCGCTGGTCAACAGCGTCATCGCGCTGCCGGGCGGGCACTACGTCGACCAGCTCGGCACGCCTGCCGGGGCCGACCAGTGGCTGACGCGGCACGGCCTCACCCCGGTTGACGCGGGCATGCTCGACATGTGCGTTGCGCAGCTGCGCTCCCTGCGCGAGCAGGTCCGGGCACTTTTCGCCTCCCGGGTCGCGGGGCTGCCCGCCCTGCCGGCCGCCGTCGCCGCGATCAACGACACCCTGACCCGCGTGCCCACCGCCCCGCTGCTGGCCTGGGACGACAAGACCGGCCCCTACCGCGCCATGCCCCACCCCACCTCGGAGCTCGTCGACCACGCGTTGGCGGCCCTCGCCGCCGACGCCGCCGACCTGCTCACCGGCCCCGAAGCCGAGCGCCTCACCGCCTGCGCCTCCACCCCCTGCAACCGCTACCTGCTCCGCCACGGCCGCCGCCACTGGTGCTCCACCCGCTGCGGCGACCGCGCCCGCGCCGCCCGCGCCTACGCCCGCCGCACCGGGCGAACCTGA
- a CDS encoding MFS transporter — MFDVSRQGGFIAAFGIAEFRALWLAELQSVVGDQLAKVALSLLVFERTGSALLTAGAYALTMLPQLVAGPLLSWLADRYPRRPVMVHTSLAQALLVGLMAVPGMPLWLVASLLVLVQLAQAPFAAAQAATVPVVLTGEVYQAGQALRQITANAAMLLGLAGGGLAVGLLGPHLALAIDAVTFAMVALLVQLGVKHRPAARETVAAEARSTSGVRVVWRSRRLRALLGLSWLAGIAVVPEGLAAPLALEYGAGPAAVGWLLAVDPAAYALSTFLLTRWTSTETRLRLLGVFAVGSVAALLGFAGVGLAGALVLLAISGALAAYQVTAAAEFMAAVPDADRGAAYGVARTGLRVVQGLGVVAGGVTTELVGSPSTTVTLAGAVGLVLAVPAAWAWRRSRQEGPVSPSWV; from the coding sequence GTGTTCGATGTGTCGCGGCAGGGCGGGTTCATCGCGGCGTTCGGAATCGCCGAGTTCCGTGCGCTGTGGCTCGCGGAGCTCCAGTCGGTGGTGGGAGACCAACTGGCCAAGGTCGCGCTCTCACTGCTGGTCTTCGAGCGCACCGGCTCGGCCCTGCTCACCGCGGGCGCCTACGCGCTGACCATGCTGCCCCAGCTGGTCGCCGGTCCACTGCTGTCCTGGCTGGCCGACCGCTACCCCCGGCGCCCGGTGATGGTGCACACCTCCCTTGCCCAAGCGCTGCTGGTCGGTCTGATGGCCGTGCCCGGCATGCCGCTGTGGCTGGTCGCCAGCCTGCTGGTGCTGGTCCAGCTGGCCCAGGCCCCGTTCGCCGCGGCCCAGGCGGCCACCGTGCCGGTGGTGCTCACCGGCGAGGTCTACCAGGCCGGACAGGCGCTGCGGCAGATCACCGCGAACGCGGCCATGCTGCTCGGCCTGGCCGGCGGCGGCCTCGCGGTCGGCCTGCTCGGACCACACCTGGCGCTGGCCATCGACGCGGTCACCTTCGCCATGGTCGCGCTGCTCGTCCAGCTCGGCGTCAAGCACCGGCCCGCAGCCCGCGAGACGGTCGCCGCCGAGGCCAGGAGCACTTCCGGGGTGCGGGTGGTGTGGCGGAGCAGGCGGCTGCGCGCGCTGCTCGGGCTGTCCTGGCTGGCCGGGATCGCGGTGGTGCCGGAGGGACTGGCCGCGCCGCTGGCCCTGGAGTACGGCGCGGGACCGGCCGCGGTGGGCTGGCTGCTCGCGGTGGACCCGGCCGCGTACGCGCTGAGCACCTTCCTGCTCACCCGCTGGACCAGCACCGAGACCCGGCTCCGGCTGCTCGGGGTGTTCGCGGTCGGCTCGGTCGCGGCCCTGCTCGGCTTCGCCGGGGTGGGCCTGGCGGGCGCGCTGGTCCTGCTCGCGATCTCGGGCGCGCTGGCCGCCTACCAGGTCACGGCGGCGGCCGAGTTCATGGCCGCGGTGCCGGACGCGGACCGGGGCGCGGCCTATGGCGTGGCTCGCACCGGGCTCCGCGTGGTGCAGGGTCTGGGCGTGGTGGCGGGCGGTGTGACCACAGAGCTGGTCGGCAGCCCGAGCACGACGGTTACCCTGGCAGGGGCCGTTGGCCTGGTCCTGGCGGTTCCGGCCGCGTGGGCATGGCGACGGTCGCGTCAGGAGGGTCCGGTGAGTCCGTCATGGGTGTGA
- a CDS encoding SUMF1/EgtB/PvdO family nonheme iron enzyme, with amino-acid sequence MRMIAVPPGRVVLTDRRTQRSRPVDLLPYRLAAFPVTQAQYAATTGRCLGAAQGDHPVESVSWHDAITFCNTLSRQENLTPAYHPTGETTQWDRTADGYRLPTEAEWEHACRAGTTTPRYGDLDDIAWYRENSQEQIHNVGEKEPNAWGLHDMLGNVWEWCWDLYDPEVYGTYRVLKGGGWLDEHWSVRAGVSRKSHPTYAIDDVGFRLARNLA; translated from the coding sequence ATGAGGATGATCGCCGTTCCGCCGGGCCGGGTGGTCCTGACCGACCGGCGAACCCAGCGCAGTCGGCCGGTGGACCTGCTCCCCTACCGGCTCGCCGCGTTCCCGGTCACCCAGGCCCAGTACGCGGCCACCACCGGCCGTTGCCTTGGTGCCGCCCAAGGCGACCACCCGGTGGAATCCGTCTCCTGGCACGACGCGATCACCTTCTGCAACACCCTGTCCCGCCAGGAGAACCTGACCCCGGCCTACCACCCCACCGGCGAAACCACCCAGTGGGACCGGACCGCCGACGGCTACCGCCTCCCCACCGAAGCCGAATGGGAACACGCCTGCCGAGCGGGCACCACAACTCCCCGTTACGGCGACCTGGACGACATCGCCTGGTACCGCGAGAACTCCCAGGAACAAATCCACAACGTGGGCGAAAAAGAACCCAATGCCTGGGGCCTGCACGACATGCTCGGCAATGTCTGGGAGTGGTGCTGGGACCTGTACGACCCGGAGGTCTACGGCACCTACCGGGTGCTGAAGGGCGGCGGCTGGCTGGACGAGCACTGGAGCGTCCGGGCCGGCGTGAGCAGGAAAAGCCACCCCACCTACGCCATCGACGACGTCGGGTTCAGACTGGCGCGAAACCTCGCCTGA
- a CDS encoding methyltransferase → MTDWEPLAGRLAHEALAEGDPTAWFDRLYQAGADGGVDMPWDRQAPQPLLAAWAAGNGLSGAGSPEAGQAGAGRRAVVVGCGLGADAEFLAGLGFATTGFDISETAIRTNRARRPDSPVHYTTADLFALPPEWHRAFDLVVEIFTVQALPGELRAGAVTGVRELVAPGGTLLVIARSAEQPPAEGDGPPWPLVRADLDLFTADDLRERRVERAGDTGRPSRGSCWVAEFERPR, encoded by the coding sequence ATGACCGACTGGGAGCCCCTGGCGGGCAGGCTCGCGCACGAGGCGCTGGCCGAGGGCGACCCGACCGCCTGGTTCGACCGGCTGTACCAGGCCGGGGCGGACGGCGGGGTGGACATGCCCTGGGACCGCCAGGCTCCGCAGCCGCTGCTGGCCGCCTGGGCCGCCGGAAACGGGCTGTCCGGGGCTGGCTCGCCGGAGGCCGGGCAGGCTGGGGCCGGGCGGCGGGCGGTCGTGGTCGGGTGCGGGCTGGGCGCGGACGCGGAGTTCCTGGCCGGGTTGGGCTTCGCCACCACCGGCTTCGACATCTCCGAGACCGCGATCCGGACCAACCGGGCGCGCCGCCCGGACTCGCCGGTGCACTACACCACCGCGGACCTGTTCGCGCTGCCGCCGGAGTGGCACCGGGCCTTCGACCTGGTGGTGGAGATCTTCACCGTGCAGGCCCTGCCCGGTGAGCTGCGCGCGGGCGCGGTGACCGGGGTGCGCGAGCTGGTCGCGCCCGGCGGCACGCTGCTGGTGATCGCCCGCTCCGCCGAGCAGCCGCCCGCCGAGGGCGACGGGCCGCCGTGGCCGTTGGTGCGCGCCGACCTGGACCTCTTCACCGCCGATGACCTGCGGGAACGCCGGGTGGAGCGGGCCGGGGACACCGGCAGGCCGAGCCGGGGCAGCTGCTGGGTCGCGGAGTTCGAGCGCCCGAGGTAG
- the treY gene encoding malto-oligosyltrehalose synthase, with amino-acid sequence MTTPSSTYRLQLNAETTFAAAAELADYLAELGAGALYASPVLQAAPGSTHGYDVVDPTQPSAALGGPDGRAALSTRLGQRGLGLVLDIVPNHMGVADAAANPWWWDVLKLGQSSPCAHYFDVEWSHGPLLIPVLADDESALDELQIKEDCLVYGDLRFPLAPGTEEGSPRVVHERQHYRLVDWRRASTELNYRRFFDINELAAVRVEDEEVFQATHGELLRWVSAGQVTGLRIDHPDGLTDPGRYLRRLRAAAPEVWLVVEKILGVDEALPTSWPVAGTTGYDALREICGVFVDPKGEPVFTRLAAELGVPVQVHEVERGCRRRAAGTILAAEVRRIARLLPEFEAARAEAGIAELLSSFRVYRSYLPEGRGPLCAALAAASMARPDLSDVISLVGQRMLTDPECELTQRVQQTSGMVMAKGVEDTAFYRCTRFAALNEVGGALDRFGVSVAELHFRNAAREAGWPATMTTLSTHDTKRSEDVRARLAVLAEVRDEFAGAVRRWTDRAGLPEPSLNLLAWQTLVGAWPISPERMREYLAKAAKEAKVATSWTDPDAEFDAVVAAWPERVLADAELAADVAAFAQAVRAHGWSNSLGQKLVQLAGPGVPDVYQGTELWDFSLVDPDNRRPVDFAARRNLLARIDSGWLPEVDELGAAKLLLTSRVLRLRRDRPELFTGYRPLDAEGPSAEHALVFARGPELNLVAVATRLPVGLGAAGGWRSTVLPLPIGEGSWTDALTGREVSGCPRLAELLSPYPVALLVRS; translated from the coding sequence ATGACCACGCCCAGCTCGACCTACCGGTTGCAGCTCAACGCGGAGACCACCTTCGCCGCGGCGGCCGAACTGGCCGACTACCTGGCCGAGCTGGGCGCGGGCGCGCTGTACGCCTCCCCCGTGCTGCAGGCCGCCCCCGGTTCCACGCACGGCTACGACGTGGTCGACCCGACCCAGCCCTCGGCGGCGCTGGGCGGGCCGGACGGGCGGGCCGCGCTGAGCACCAGGCTCGGCCAGCGCGGGCTGGGGCTGGTGCTGGACATCGTGCCCAACCACATGGGGGTGGCCGACGCCGCGGCCAACCCGTGGTGGTGGGACGTGCTCAAGCTCGGGCAGTCCTCGCCGTGCGCGCACTACTTCGACGTGGAGTGGTCGCACGGGCCGCTGCTGATCCCGGTGCTGGCCGATGACGAGTCGGCGCTGGACGAGCTGCAGATCAAGGAGGACTGCCTGGTCTACGGCGACCTGCGGTTCCCGCTGGCGCCGGGCACCGAGGAGGGCTCGCCGAGGGTGGTGCACGAGCGGCAGCACTACCGGCTGGTGGACTGGCGGCGGGCCTCCACCGAGCTGAACTACCGGCGGTTCTTCGACATCAACGAGCTGGCCGCGGTGCGGGTGGAGGACGAGGAGGTCTTCCAGGCCACCCACGGCGAGCTGCTGCGCTGGGTGTCCGCGGGGCAGGTGACCGGGTTGCGGATCGACCACCCGGACGGCCTCACCGATCCCGGCCGCTACCTGCGGCGGCTGCGCGCGGCCGCGCCGGAGGTGTGGCTGGTGGTGGAGAAGATCCTCGGCGTGGACGAGGCGCTGCCGACCTCCTGGCCGGTGGCTGGCACGACGGGTTATGACGCGCTGCGGGAGATCTGCGGGGTGTTCGTGGATCCCAAGGGCGAGCCGGTGTTCACCAGGCTGGCGGCCGAACTCGGGGTGCCGGTGCAGGTGCACGAGGTGGAGCGCGGCTGCCGTCGCCGGGCGGCGGGCACCATCCTGGCCGCGGAGGTGCGGCGGATCGCCCGGCTGCTGCCGGAGTTCGAGGCCGCCCGCGCGGAGGCCGGGATCGCCGAGCTGCTGTCCTCGTTCCGGGTGTACCGCAGCTACCTGCCGGAGGGGCGCGGGCCGCTGTGCGCGGCGCTGGCCGCGGCGAGCATGGCCCGGCCGGACCTCTCCGACGTGATCAGCCTGGTGGGCCAGCGGATGCTCACCGATCCGGAGTGCGAGCTGACCCAGCGGGTGCAGCAGACCTCGGGCATGGTGATGGCCAAGGGCGTTGAGGACACCGCGTTCTACCGGTGCACCCGGTTCGCCGCGCTGAACGAGGTGGGCGGGGCGCTGGACCGGTTCGGGGTGTCCGTGGCCGAGCTGCACTTCCGCAACGCCGCGCGCGAGGCGGGCTGGCCGGCCACCATGACCACGCTGTCCACCCACGACACCAAGCGTTCGGAGGACGTGCGGGCCCGGCTGGCGGTGCTGGCCGAGGTGCGGGACGAGTTCGCCGGTGCGGTGCGCCGGTGGACCGACCGGGCCGGGCTGCCCGAGCCCTCGCTGAACCTGCTGGCCTGGCAGACCCTGGTGGGAGCCTGGCCGATCAGTCCGGAGCGGATGCGGGAGTACCTGGCGAAGGCGGCCAAGGAAGCCAAGGTGGCCACCTCCTGGACCGACCCGGACGCCGAGTTCGACGCGGTGGTGGCGGCCTGGCCGGAGCGGGTGCTGGCCGACGCCGAGCTGGCCGCGGACGTGGCCGCCTTCGCCCAGGCGGTCCGGGCGCACGGCTGGTCGAACTCGTTGGGGCAGAAGCTGGTCCAGCTGGCCGGGCCGGGGGTGCCGGATGTGTACCAGGGCACCGAGCTGTGGGACTTCTCCCTGGTGGACCCGGACAACCGGCGGCCGGTGGACTTCGCCGCGCGGCGGAACCTGTTGGCGCGCATCGACTCCGGCTGGCTGCCGGAGGTGGACGAGCTGGGTGCGGCCAAGCTGCTGCTGACCTCGCGGGTGCTGCGGCTGCGGCGGGACCGGCCGGAGCTGTTCACCGGTTACCGCCCGCTGGACGCCGAAGGCCCCTCCGCTGAGCACGCGCTGGTGTTCGCGCGCGGGCCGGAGCTGAACCTGGTGGCGGTGGCGACCCGGCTGCCGGTGGGGCTGGGCGCGGCCGGGGGCTGGCGGTCCACGGTGCTGCCACTGCCGATCGGCGAGGGCTCGTGGACGGACGCGCTGACCGGCCGCGAGGTCTCCGGCTGTCCGCGGCTGGCCGAGCTGCTGTCCCCGTACCCGGTGGCGCTGCTGGTGCGGTCATGA
- the treZ gene encoding malto-oligosyltrehalose trehalohydrolase — MNEFSVWAPKSERVRLELDGAEHDLRRHQDGWWRPAEPLSGNDYGFLLDDDPAVLPDPRSLRQPDGVHGLSRAYRHDFAWTDQGWTGRALPGSVIYELHIGTFTPGRTFDAAIERLDHLVELGVDFVEVMPVNSFDGPHGWGYDGVLWYAAQESYGGPDGFKRFVNACHGKGLGVILDVVYNHLGPSGAYLDRFGPYFAGETIWGPTLNLDGPDSGEVRRYVIDNAVSWLRDFHVDGLRLDAVHALADRRATHLLEELAVEVESLSAHLRRPLTLIAESDLNDARLVTPREAGGLGLHAQWADDIHHCLHTTLTGERQGYYADFGSLESLARTLREAFFHNGTWSSFRGRTHGRPIDPHRQSGHRFLAYLQNHDQIGNRATGDRLSATLSPGLLACGAALVLCGPYTPMLFMGEEWGARTPWQFFATFPDPALAEAVRTGRRREFADHGWSAEDVPDPMSPQTMEQSTVDWSEPDRPAHAELLTLYRDLIRLRREHPELSDPRLDRLRVDYDEQARWLVMHRGELRVAVNLAATQAQLPYPVSTVLLSSAPVHPAESLTLPPESFAVFR; from the coding sequence ATGAACGAGTTCAGCGTCTGGGCGCCCAAGTCCGAGCGGGTCCGGCTGGAGCTGGACGGTGCCGAGCACGACCTGCGCCGCCACCAGGACGGCTGGTGGCGACCGGCGGAACCGTTGTCCGGCAACGACTACGGCTTCCTGCTCGACGACGACCCGGCTGTGCTGCCCGATCCGCGCTCGCTGCGCCAGCCCGACGGCGTGCACGGGCTGTCCAGGGCCTACCGGCACGACTTCGCCTGGACCGACCAGGGCTGGACCGGCCGGGCGCTGCCGGGTTCGGTGATCTACGAGCTGCACATCGGCACGTTCACTCCCGGCCGCACCTTCGACGCCGCGATCGAGCGCCTGGACCACCTGGTGGAGCTGGGCGTGGACTTCGTGGAGGTGATGCCGGTCAACTCCTTCGACGGCCCGCACGGCTGGGGCTACGACGGGGTGCTCTGGTACGCCGCGCAGGAGTCCTACGGCGGTCCGGACGGCTTCAAGCGGTTCGTGAACGCCTGCCACGGCAAGGGTCTGGGCGTCATCCTGGACGTGGTCTACAACCACCTCGGCCCTTCGGGCGCGTACCTGGACCGGTTCGGCCCGTACTTCGCCGGTGAGACGATCTGGGGCCCGACGCTCAACCTGGACGGCCCGGACTCCGGCGAGGTCCGCCGCTACGTCATCGACAACGCGGTGTCCTGGCTGCGCGACTTCCACGTGGACGGCCTGCGCCTGGACGCGGTGCACGCCCTGGCCGACCGCCGCGCCACCCACCTGCTGGAGGAGCTGGCGGTCGAGGTGGAGTCGCTGTCCGCGCACCTGCGCCGCCCGCTGACCCTGATCGCCGAGTCCGACCTCAACGACGCCCGTCTGGTCACCCCGCGCGAGGCAGGCGGTCTGGGCCTGCACGCGCAGTGGGCCGACGACATCCACCACTGCCTGCACACCACCCTCACCGGCGAACGCCAGGGCTACTACGCCGACTTCGGTTCCCTGGAGTCCCTGGCCCGCACGCTGCGGGAAGCCTTCTTCCACAACGGCACCTGGTCCTCTTTCCGCGGCCGCACGCACGGCCGCCCGATCGACCCGCACCGCCAGTCCGGCCACCGCTTCCTGGCCTACCTGCAGAACCACGACCAGATCGGCAACCGGGCCACCGGCGACCGCCTCTCCGCCACCCTGTCCCCCGGCCTGCTGGCCTGCGGCGCGGCCCTGGTCCTCTGCGGCCCGTACACCCCCATGCTGTTCATGGGCGAGGAATGGGGCGCGCGCACCCCTTGGCAGTTCTTCGCCACCTTCCCCGACCCGGCCCTGGCCGAAGCGGTCCGCACCGGCCGCCGCCGCGAGTTCGCCGACCACGGCTGGTCCGCCGAGGACGTGCCGGACCCCATGTCACCGCAGACCATGGAACAGTCCACAGTGGACTGGTCGGAGCCGGACCGCCCGGCACACGCAGAGCTGCTCACCTTGTACCGCGACCTGATCCGCCTGCGCCGCGAGCACCCCGAGCTGTCCGACCCGCGCCTGGACCGCCTGCGGGTCGACTACGACGAACAGGCCCGCTGGCTGGTCATGCACCGGGGCGAGCTCCGCGTGGCGGTGAACCTGGCCGCCACGCAAGCCCAGCTGCCCTACCCGGTCAGCACCGTCCTGCTCTCCTCCGCCCCGGTCCACCCCGCCGAATCCCTCACCCTCCCCCCGGAGTCCTTCGCCGTGTTCCGCTGA